The following are encoded together in the Acidobacteriota bacterium genome:
- a CDS encoding lactate utilization protein, with product MIATSAREEILGDIRRALETEVTSAPSPAETVAAQRRQLDQSVFAIKKDCEQRRDDLIKQFATELLAVGGRFYAAPTGEAAFQYVEQLASDRRAKTIIGWDTQLIDGIDLTERLGATGISFLTERTDREFMRTAVEADIGVSAIDYALAETGTLVLVARKGQARSVSLLPPIHIAVMKPEQVIPGLCELFPLLRGETEAGGRVLTSAITFITGPSRTADIELTLVVGVHGPQQLHVVLLEN from the coding sequence GTGATTGCGACAAGCGCAAGAGAAGAAATACTCGGGGACATAAGACGCGCGCTCGAGACAGAAGTGACGTCAGCCCCCTCGCCCGCTGAGACTGTTGCCGCGCAGCGGCGGCAGCTTGACCAGTCGGTCTTTGCGATCAAGAAAGACTGCGAGCAGAGGCGCGACGACTTGATCAAGCAGTTTGCGACTGAACTGCTGGCAGTTGGAGGACGCTTCTACGCGGCGCCGACGGGTGAGGCTGCATTCCAATACGTTGAACAGCTCGCTTCGGATCGGCGAGCAAAAACCATCATCGGCTGGGATACCCAGCTTATTGACGGCATTGATTTGACGGAGAGACTCGGAGCAACCGGCATCTCGTTCTTGACCGAGAGGACCGACCGCGAGTTTATGCGAACCGCCGTCGAGGCCGACATCGGCGTGTCGGCTATCGATTACGCGCTCGCGGAAACCGGTACATTGGTTTTGGTGGCGCGCAAAGGACAAGCTCGCTCGGTCTCGCTGCTGCCGCCTATTCATATAGCCGTTATGAAGCCGGAGCAAGTCATCCCGGGCTTGTGCGAACTGTTTCCTCTTCTGCGCGGCGAGACTGAGGCGGGAGGCAGAGTTTTGACCAGCGCGATTACGTTTATAACGGGTCCTAGTCGCACCGCGGATATCGAGCTGACCCTGGTGGTCGGAGTGCACGGACCGCAGCAGTTGCATGTCGTGTTGTTAGAGAACTGA
- a CDS encoding (Fe-S)-binding protein, whose amino-acid sequence MKVSLFITCLIDQFFPEVGLSTVSVLRRLGAQVDFPAAQTCCGQPAFNSGFKTEARDLAKRFIAIFENSEYVVTPSGSCASMVKVFYPELFRKDPEWRTRAEELASRTFEFTQFLVNVVGVEDVGAAYEGKVALHQSCHLLRELNVRTETQRLLNSVRGIELVELEGAEVCCGFGGLFSIKYPHISGAILQDKIESVEKSGADVVVASDVGCLMHIAGGLSRQGSATRTMHIAELLAKGRET is encoded by the coding sequence ATGAAAGTCTCACTGTTCATTACCTGTTTGATAGACCAATTCTTTCCCGAAGTCGGATTGAGCACGGTGAGTGTGCTTCGGAGGCTGGGCGCGCAAGTCGACTTTCCGGCCGCGCAGACTTGCTGCGGGCAGCCGGCGTTTAACAGCGGTTTCAAAACAGAAGCGCGCGATCTTGCGAAGCGGTTCATTGCAATCTTTGAGAATAGCGAGTATGTGGTGACGCCGTCGGGGTCCTGCGCGAGCATGGTGAAGGTCTTCTATCCGGAGCTGTTCAGAAAAGATCCGGAATGGCGCACGCGCGCCGAGGAACTTGCCTCGCGGACATTCGAGTTCACCCAATTCCTCGTCAACGTCGTTGGTGTCGAGGACGTAGGCGCTGCTTATGAAGGCAAGGTTGCGCTGCATCAGTCGTGTCATTTACTTCGCGAATTGAATGTGCGGACCGAGACACAGCGTCTGCTCAACTCAGTCCGAGGGATCGAGCTGGTCGAGCTCGAAGGCGCGGAAGTCTGCTGCGGGTTCGGCGGACTGTTCTCGATCAAGTATCCGCACATCTCGGGCGCCATACTTCAAGACAAGATTGAGAGCGTCGAAAAGAGCGGCGCCGACGTGGTAGTTGCGAGCGACGTTGGTTGCCTGATGCACATAGCCGGAGGACTGAGCAGGCAGGGCAGCGCTACAAGAACGATGCACATAGCCGAACTGCTGGCCAAGGGAAGGGAAACGTGA
- a CDS encoding LutB/LldF family L-lactate oxidation iron-sulfur protein — MNVQTESFIRDSTAAVQNKSLQARLRVLTSFTVRRDAAFAQLKDGEALRDRAREIKEQTISNLDTYLIELEKNVVRLGGTVHWARTGEEACAIVLELARKNNVSLVVKSKSMVTEEVELNDALEHAGIEAVETDLGEYIVQLAHEKPSHILAPAVHKSKGDISELFADKLGVANLKEAEEMTVVARKRLREKFCTADMGITGANFAVAETGTIVLVENEGNIRLSTTLPRIHVALVGIEKVVPSLDDLAVFLKILARSASGQKMSSYVSFINGARKADEADGAEEFHLILLDNGRTRILADEEMRESLYCLRCGACLNVCPVYQKIGGHAYGSVYSGPIGSILTPAFAGLEKAKDLPFASTLCGACREICPVRIDIPRILLKLRSDWSEGRHDSAGPSLPEKLAIKLWAFAMRHVFIYNLAFRVPAFLQGPLLEDGKFKGLPSVLDGWTQNRDFPALARKSFRSMWHDAE, encoded by the coding sequence ATGAACGTACAAACTGAATCATTCATTCGCGACTCGACTGCCGCTGTACAAAACAAATCTCTGCAAGCGCGGCTGCGAGTGCTCACCAGCTTTACGGTCAGACGCGACGCCGCGTTTGCACAACTGAAGGACGGCGAAGCTCTGCGCGACCGCGCGCGTGAGATCAAAGAACAGACAATCAGCAATCTCGACACCTATCTTATCGAGCTCGAAAAAAACGTTGTAAGACTTGGCGGGACCGTTCACTGGGCGCGAACCGGCGAAGAGGCTTGCGCGATCGTGTTGGAGTTGGCGCGCAAGAACAACGTGAGCCTAGTCGTAAAAAGTAAATCGATGGTGACCGAGGAGGTCGAGCTTAACGACGCGCTCGAGCATGCCGGTATCGAAGCAGTAGAGACAGATTTGGGGGAGTACATAGTTCAGCTCGCACACGAGAAGCCTTCACATATCCTCGCTCCCGCGGTTCATAAATCGAAGGGAGACATCTCAGAACTGTTCGCCGACAAGCTTGGCGTTGCAAACCTGAAAGAAGCTGAAGAGATGACCGTCGTCGCGCGGAAGCGGCTGCGAGAGAAGTTTTGTACCGCTGATATGGGAATCACCGGCGCTAACTTTGCAGTTGCCGAGACGGGCACAATTGTTTTGGTCGAGAACGAGGGCAACATCAGGCTGAGCACTACGCTGCCACGGATTCACGTAGCGCTGGTAGGAATAGAAAAGGTGGTTCCGTCGCTGGACGACCTGGCGGTGTTTCTCAAAATACTCGCTCGCAGCGCCAGCGGCCAGAAGATGTCCAGCTACGTTTCGTTTATCAACGGCGCGCGGAAAGCGGACGAAGCCGACGGCGCGGAGGAGTTTCATCTGATCCTTCTTGACAACGGGCGGACGCGAATTCTGGCGGACGAGGAAATGCGCGAGTCGCTGTATTGCTTGCGCTGCGGGGCGTGCTTGAACGTGTGCCCGGTATATCAGAAGATCGGCGGACACGCTTACGGGTCGGTCTATTCCGGACCGATTGGCTCGATCTTGACGCCCGCGTTTGCCGGACTCGAAAAGGCGAAGGACCTGCCATTCGCATCAACGCTGTGCGGCGCCTGCCGCGAAATCTGTCCTGTGAGAATCGACATCCCGCGAATCTTGTTGAAGCTGCGAAGCGACTGGTCCGAAGGGAGGCACGATTCTGCTGGACCTTCGCTGCCAGAGAAGCTGGCGATCAAGCTGTGGGCTTTCGCTATGCGTCACGTTTTCATCTACAACCTAGCGTTCAGGGTGCCGGCGTTTCTCCAGGGACCACTGCTGGAGGATGGCAAGTTCAAAGGGCTGCCGTCGGTCCTGGATGGCTGGACACAGAATAGAGACTTTCCTGCGCTCGCCAGGAAGTCCTTTCGCTCGATGTGGCACGACGCTGAGTAG
- a CDS encoding phytanoyl-CoA dioxygenase family protein, whose product MIKDLSTLHEPITSLFKLPNSRDEWMAYRLSDEQVASYRRDGYVAGIRMVTDEQVEILRDELVALADPSNGANSLFYEYHSNESPDPATVLFHALGAWRISAPFHDLLWNPALTVPASQLLEGPVRFWHDQLFCKPPLHGGRVAWHQDYSYWTRTEPMAHLSCWIGLDDSTRDNGCLHYVPGSQRWSLLPITGLTGDMAAIEAVLTEEQRARFKPASIELKKGEASFHHPLN is encoded by the coding sequence ATGATCAAGGACCTGTCGACTCTTCACGAACCGATCACAAGCCTTTTCAAGCTTCCGAACTCAAGAGATGAATGGATGGCTTACCGCTTGAGCGACGAGCAAGTCGCGTCCTATCGACGGGACGGATACGTCGCAGGCATCCGCATGGTGACCGATGAACAGGTCGAAATCCTTCGAGACGAACTTGTTGCGCTCGCCGATCCCTCGAACGGCGCGAATTCCTTGTTCTACGAATATCACTCAAACGAGTCGCCGGATCCGGCGACAGTTCTCTTTCACGCGTTGGGTGCGTGGCGCATCTCGGCGCCCTTTCACGACCTGTTGTGGAACCCGGCGCTCACAGTGCCTGCGTCGCAGTTGCTTGAAGGGCCGGTTCGTTTCTGGCACGATCAGCTATTCTGCAAACCACCGCTTCATGGCGGCCGGGTCGCATGGCATCAGGATTATTCGTACTGGACCCGGACCGAGCCCATGGCGCACCTTTCATGTTGGATCGGACTGGACGACTCGACCCGTGACAACGGCTGCCTTCATTACGTTCCAGGGAGTCAACGCTGGAGCCTGCTGCCAATCACGGGACTTACGGGCGACATGGCAGCGATCGAAGCCGTATTGACTGAGGAACAGAGAGCGCGTTTCAAGCCGGCCTCGATCGAGTTGAAAAAGGGAGAAGCGTCGTTTCATCACCCGCTGAATTAA
- the trpE gene encoding anthranilate synthase component I — MNDLFPQSYEGFLRLAGEGTVIPVVKRVMADLLTPVAAYLKIERLSPYSFLLESVEGGEKVARYSFLGFDPEIIVRSRANTVTIESESGTETTDQPMLSVLRRLSGRHLPVRFPDLPPFVCGAVGYLSYDAARWFEKIPDSHPDNTGIDDAVMMFFSRLLVFDHVRHQIHIIANVFTDGRTEDLETEYRKAIDDIDAVEARLEDPIEPLPRRKASGDTRVRSNMAKGTFEEAVATAKEYIAAGDIFQVVLSQRFEVGISAHPFEVYRALRVVNPSPYMFFLKTGDQSIIGASPEMLVRATGRRIEYRPIAGTRPRGATDTEDLLLGEEMRADEKEVAEHVMLVDLGRNDLGRVADYGSVEVTDLMIVERYSHVMHLVSAIKARLRPGMDRFDALAACFPAGTVSGAPKIRAMEIIDELEPTRRGVYAGSVMYLDYSGNLDSCIAIRTIVTKDGRAYFQAGAGIVADSVPESEYVETVNKARAMLQAIEMAEKQ; from the coding sequence ATGAATGACCTTTTCCCGCAAAGCTATGAGGGCTTTCTAAGACTGGCGGGCGAGGGCACCGTCATTCCCGTAGTCAAGCGAGTGATGGCGGACCTTCTAACGCCGGTGGCTGCGTACTTGAAGATCGAACGGCTCAGTCCCTACTCGTTCCTGCTGGAGTCGGTAGAGGGCGGAGAGAAGGTTGCACGTTACTCGTTTCTCGGCTTCGATCCGGAGATCATAGTCCGCAGCCGCGCGAACACGGTAACGATCGAGAGCGAGTCTGGCACGGAAACGACTGATCAACCGATGCTCAGCGTGCTTCGCCGCCTCTCGGGGCGGCACCTCCCGGTTCGGTTTCCCGACTTGCCGCCGTTCGTATGCGGCGCTGTCGGCTACTTGAGTTACGATGCGGCGCGCTGGTTCGAAAAGATTCCCGACTCTCACCCGGACAACACCGGGATCGATGACGCGGTGATGATGTTTTTCTCGCGGCTGTTAGTCTTCGACCATGTGCGACATCAGATCCACATTATCGCGAATGTGTTCACCGACGGCAGAACGGAGGACCTGGAGACGGAGTATCGCAAAGCGATCGACGACATCGACGCCGTAGAAGCTCGCCTCGAAGATCCGATCGAGCCGCTTCCGCGCCGGAAAGCTTCGGGCGATACGCGGGTGCGCTCAAACATGGCGAAAGGAACATTCGAGGAGGCAGTAGCGACCGCCAAGGAGTACATCGCCGCGGGCGACATTTTTCAGGTGGTGCTCTCGCAGCGATTCGAGGTCGGAATAAGCGCGCATCCGTTCGAAGTCTACCGCGCTCTGCGCGTCGTGAATCCTTCGCCTTATATGTTCTTCCTCAAGACGGGAGACCAGTCGATCATTGGCGCTTCGCCTGAGATGCTGGTGCGTGCTACGGGCCGGCGAATCGAGTATCGCCCGATTGCGGGAACAAGACCGCGTGGCGCGACGGACACCGAAGACCTGTTGCTCGGCGAAGAGATGCGCGCCGATGAAAAGGAAGTGGCCGAACATGTAATGCTGGTAGATCTGGGACGCAATGATCTGGGGCGCGTCGCAGACTACGGCTCGGTTGAGGTCACCGATTTAATGATCGTCGAACGTTACTCGCATGTGATGCATCTGGTCTCTGCGATCAAGGCTCGGCTGCGGCCGGGAATGGATCGCTTTGACGCGCTGGCCGCGTGCTTCCCGGCGGGCACGGTGAGTGGCGCGCCGAAGATTCGGGCGATGGAGATCATCGATGAGCTTGAGCCGACTCGCCGGGGAGTCTATGCGGGTTCGGTGATGTACCTCGACTATTCGGGAAATCTTGACTCGTGCATTGCTATTCGCACAATCGTCACTAAAGACGGGCGCGCTTACTTTCAAGCGGGAGCCGGGATCGTTGCGGACTCGGTGCCCGAGAGCGAATACGTTGAAACGGTCAACAAAGCCCGAGCGATGCTGCAGGCGATTGAGATGGCGGAGAAGCAGTAG